Proteins encoded by one window of Perca fluviatilis chromosome 13, GENO_Pfluv_1.0, whole genome shotgun sequence:
- the LOC120570973 gene encoding trihydrophobin-like: MEHGSEYSVHSTGCAKAENCVNGSVNFGMKEIKITTKCCLSDRCNTQPAPGPSKSKPNGKKCYYCDDKSCTNIVNCEGNEDNCITATYIQGAISRTFKGCASKPLCTQTWDPSWAGEMKSTCCEENLCNGESNGDGNGNGNGNGNGNGNGNGNGGNSGNGGGNGGNGGGNGGNGGGNGDSNGNGGNGGGNGGGNGNGDDNGGSNGDSNGGNGGGNGGGNGGNGGNGNGASSSSAGLVLLAPPLLSLLVTSY, encoded by the exons ATGGAGC ATGGTTCAGAATATTCTGTACACTCAACAGGATGTGCTAAAGCCGAAAACTGTGTCAATGGCTCGGTCAACTTTGGAATGAAGGAAATCAAAATTACCACCAAGTGTTGCCTCTCTGACCGCTGCAACACCCAGCCGGCCCCAG GACCCAGCAAATCCAAACCAAACGGTAAAAAGTGCTACTACTGCGATGACAAATCTTGCACCAACATCGTAAACTGTGAGGGGAACGAGGACAACTGCATCACAGCAACAT ACATCCAAGGAGCAATAAGCCGGACCTTCAAGGGCTGTGCGTCCAAGCCGCTGTGCACCCAGACATGGGATCCATCCTGGGCCGGAGAAATGAAATCTACCTGCTGTGAGGAAAACTTATGCAATGGAGAGAGCAACGGCGACGGCAACGGCAATGGCAACGGCAATGGCAACGGCAATGGCAATGGCAATGGCAACGGCGGCAACAGTGGCAACGGCGGCGGCAACGGTGGCAACGGCGGCGGCAACGGTGGCAACGGCGGCGGCAACGGTGACAGCAACGGCAACGGTGGCAATGGCGGTGGCAATGGCGGTGGCAATGGCAACGGTGACGACAACGGCGGCAGCAACGGTGACAGCAACGGTGGCAATGGCGGTGGCAATGGCGGCGGCAACGGCGGCAACGGCGGCAATGGCAACggcgccagcagcagcagtgccgGCCTGGTGCTGCTGGCCCCCCCGCTGCTCTCTTTGCTCGTGACCTCTTATTAA